In Nostoc sp. GT001, a genomic segment contains:
- a CDS encoding WecB/TagA/CpsF family glycosyltransferase, producing MSNGNQAFSVLGIPVHVMADYPGWLLECLHTGRGTHVVTLNAEMTMQAERNQLLSQVIKNAELVIPDGAGVVLYLRWLLWQKVQRFPGIELAEKLLQALGQQKTGTKIFFYGGAPGVAANAADFWQQQIPDLNIVGTHSGYHSPEEEAQLRQTLAQLQPQVIFVGLGVPRQELWIAENRHLCPQAIWIGVGGSFDIWSGTKTRAPAWLGNNNLEWLYRLYQEPWRWRRMLALPAFAMKAFVYRLTARGAIS from the coding sequence ATGTCTAACGGCAATCAAGCATTTTCAGTGTTGGGAATACCAGTTCATGTGATGGCTGACTATCCAGGCTGGTTGTTAGAATGCCTGCACACAGGCAGAGGAACTCATGTCGTAACGCTCAATGCAGAAATGACTATGCAGGCAGAGCGAAATCAATTATTATCTCAGGTGATTAAAAATGCTGAACTGGTGATTCCAGATGGAGCTGGGGTTGTTCTGTATTTACGATGGCTGTTATGGCAAAAAGTGCAGCGGTTTCCAGGGATTGAATTAGCAGAAAAACTTTTGCAAGCACTTGGGCAACAAAAGACAGGGACAAAGATATTTTTCTATGGAGGAGCGCCTGGAGTAGCAGCAAATGCGGCAGATTTTTGGCAGCAGCAAATTCCAGATTTGAATATAGTCGGCACTCACTCAGGCTACCATTCTCCAGAAGAAGAAGCACAATTGCGGCAAACTCTGGCTCAATTGCAGCCACAAGTGATTTTTGTTGGTTTGGGAGTGCCGCGTCAAGAGTTATGGATTGCCGAAAACCGCCATTTGTGTCCCCAAGCAATTTGGATTGGCGTTGGTGGCAGTTTTGATATTTGGTCGGGAACTAAAACTCGCGCTCCCGCCTGGTTAGGAAATAATAATTTGGAATGGTTGTATCGCCTTTATCAAGAACCTTGGCGCTGGCGGCGGATGTTGGCTTTGCCAGCCTTTGCTATGAAAGCGTTTGTTTATCGTTTGACAGCAAGAGGTGCAATTAGTTAA
- a CDS encoding metallophosphoesterase family protein, whose translation MSETSPRRIVIGDVHGHYEGLMTLLEAIAPTSEDRVYFLGDLIDRGPHSAQVVNFVKQNNYSCLLGNHEQMLLNILTNERTSSSTMQAWLFGGGQATVASYQEAPIPDDHLDWLKALPTYLDLGDIWLTHAGVDPSKSVAEQTADELCWIREDFHSIEKPYFPDKQIIIGHTITFTLPGVSPGKLAQGKGWLDIDTGAYHPRSGWLTGLDVTNQLVYQVNIFKNYIRILPLEEVVSTVDPAKIKVDRRNRN comes from the coding sequence ATGAGCGAAACTAGCCCCAGACGAATTGTAATTGGGGATGTGCATGGACACTATGAAGGTTTAATGACACTGTTGGAGGCGATCGCCCCCACGTCAGAAGATCGAGTCTATTTTCTAGGAGACTTAATCGATCGCGGACCTCATAGTGCGCAAGTAGTTAATTTTGTCAAGCAAAATAATTACTCATGTTTGTTGGGAAATCATGAGCAGATGTTATTAAACATTCTGACCAATGAAAGGACTTCCTCCTCGACGATGCAAGCATGGCTGTTTGGTGGAGGGCAAGCTACCGTGGCCAGTTACCAAGAGGCTCCCATTCCTGATGACCATTTGGATTGGTTAAAAGCTTTGCCTACATACCTTGACTTAGGGGATATTTGGTTAACTCATGCTGGTGTTGACCCTTCCAAGTCGGTGGCAGAACAAACTGCCGATGAACTGTGCTGGATACGAGAGGATTTTCACAGCATTGAAAAACCCTACTTTCCAGATAAACAAATTATCATCGGTCACACCATTACTTTTACCCTGCCGGGTGTTTCTCCTGGTAAACTGGCCCAAGGAAAGGGATGGCTAGACATAGATACTGGCGCTTATCATCCCCGGAGTGGCTGGTTGACTGGACTAGATGTCACAAATCAGTTGGTTTATCAAGTTAATATCTTTAAAAACTATATCCGTATCCTGCCTTTAGAAGAGGTTGTAAGTACAGTTGATCCAGCCAAAATTAAAGTCGATCGCCGCAATCGGAATTGA
- a CDS encoding DUF2470 domain-containing protein: MSNGFSAEISSRICKHMNDDHADAVVIYAKAFGGVTDANAAELLSIDAQGMDLTAQVNGETVPVRIQFDRVLVDAEDAHQTLIAMVKQARVKAK; the protein is encoded by the coding sequence ATGTCTAATGGTTTCTCTGCTGAAATTAGTTCGCGCATCTGCAAACACATGAATGACGATCATGCTGATGCTGTAGTTATTTATGCTAAAGCTTTTGGTGGTGTCACAGATGCCAATGCAGCCGAACTGCTTTCAATTGATGCACAAGGTATGGATTTAACAGCGCAAGTAAATGGGGAAACTGTACCAGTTCGCATTCAATTCGATCGTGTTTTAGTAGATGCGGAAGATGCTCATCAAACTTTGATTGCAATGGTGAAGCAGGCGCGAGTAAAGGCTAAATAG
- a CDS encoding M48 family metalloprotease, with translation MFNWKGFVTNYRVWRRRWFYPLISVVVALSLCLSTPLPGRTLDFLPLILQGVQVLQLSNISDRQETDIGKQINQQILGSQVRLYRNSEVNSYVEQIGRRLVASSDRPNLPFTFQVVEDDAINAFATLGGYVYVHTGLLKAADNEAELASVIAHEIGHIGGKHLVKQMRQKAIASGLASASGLDRNTAVNIGVELALNRPRSRQDEFDADQRGLRTLTRAGYAQSGIVSFMQKLMKKGGSTPTFLSTHPGTSDRIDALRRAINSQPSNGKYGLDNASYKANIRPLAKS, from the coding sequence ATGTTCAACTGGAAAGGTTTTGTTACAAATTACCGTGTGTGGCGGCGTCGCTGGTTTTATCCTCTAATTTCAGTTGTAGTCGCCCTGAGTCTGTGCCTGAGTACACCCTTGCCTGGAAGAACTTTAGACTTCTTGCCTCTAATATTGCAGGGAGTCCAGGTACTTCAGCTTTCTAATATATCCGATCGCCAGGAAACTGATATTGGCAAGCAGATTAATCAGCAAATATTAGGGAGTCAAGTCCGACTTTACCGTAATTCTGAAGTTAATAGCTATGTCGAACAAATCGGTCGGCGTTTAGTGGCTAGTAGCGATCGCCCCAATCTTCCCTTTACGTTCCAAGTAGTTGAAGATGACGCTATTAATGCCTTTGCCACTTTAGGAGGTTATGTATATGTCCATACGGGTTTGCTGAAAGCCGCTGATAATGAAGCGGAACTCGCCAGTGTTATCGCCCATGAAATTGGTCATATTGGCGGGAAACACCTGGTTAAACAGATGCGGCAAAAAGCGATCGCTAGTGGTTTAGCATCAGCAAGTGGTTTAGATCGTAATACGGCTGTGAACATTGGTGTAGAACTGGCCTTGAATCGTCCTCGCAGTCGTCAAGATGAATTTGATGCCGACCAAAGAGGGTTAAGAACTTTGACACGCGCTGGTTATGCCCAGTCTGGGATAGTTTCTTTTATGCAAAAGCTGATGAAAAAGGGTGGTTCTACTCCGACATTTTTAAGTACTCACCCCGGAACCAGCGATCGCATTGATGCCCTCAGACGTGCAATTAACTCTCAACCTAGTAATGGAAAATATGGCTTAGATAATGCTAGTTATAAAGCTAATATTCGACCATTAGCGAAGTCTTGA
- the ftsE gene encoding cell division ATP-binding protein FtsE, producing MPVLTTQVKKDFSVRGEDSETQQHGSNTITKIQLQSVSKTYANGTHALLNANLEVKKGEFLFITGPSGSGKSTLLKLLYGQELPTQGEVIVDECNVADLRGDRLSLLRRRIGIVFQDYKLISQRTVAENVTFVLQAQGYTRKEIQRRLEPTLKLVGLLSKADCFPDQLSGGEQQRVSIARAIVGTPPLLLADEPTGNLDPDNSWQVIQILQKLNSFGATVIVTTHDEQLVRRCNHPVVQVRNGTLSRK from the coding sequence ATGCCAGTATTAACAACTCAGGTTAAGAAAGACTTTTCCGTTCGTGGAGAGGACAGTGAAACTCAACAGCACGGTAGCAATACTATAACGAAGATACAATTGCAATCTGTAAGCAAGACTTATGCTAACGGCACTCACGCCTTATTAAATGCAAACCTTGAGGTAAAAAAGGGAGAATTTCTGTTTATCACGGGGCCAAGTGGTTCTGGTAAATCAACGCTCTTGAAACTCCTGTATGGCCAAGAGTTGCCTACACAGGGAGAAGTAATTGTTGATGAATGTAATGTAGCGGATTTGCGGGGCGATCGCTTGTCATTATTACGGCGACGGATTGGTATTGTGTTTCAAGACTACAAACTGATTAGCCAACGAACAGTAGCAGAAAATGTCACTTTTGTGCTGCAAGCTCAAGGGTATACCCGTAAAGAAATTCAACGACGTTTAGAACCAACCTTAAAGCTGGTAGGTTTGCTGAGTAAAGCTGACTGTTTTCCAGATCAACTGTCTGGAGGAGAGCAACAGCGGGTGAGTATTGCCCGTGCGATCGTTGGTACACCACCCCTACTGTTGGCGGATGAACCGACTGGAAATCTCGATCCAGATAATTCCTGGCAAGTGATCCAGATTCTCCAGAAGTTAAATTCCTTTGGAGCTACGGTAATTGTCACCACCCACGATGAACAATTGGTACGGCGGTGCAATCATCCGGTAGTGCAAGTTCGTAATGGAACATTGTCTCGAAAATAG
- a CDS encoding anti-sigma regulatory factor, translated as MKSELHVPSDLNFLNIVENWLLGCLKIQLGESVDWSRQSSRLRLALVEAYSNAVRHAHKDQPNLPILLRLEVKDRDFALEIWDYGEGFDMSNYYAPNPMEKQEGGYGWLIMNRLMDKVDYKLQVNGANCLKLEATLPELVQ; from the coding sequence ATGAAAAGTGAGCTTCATGTACCAAGCGACTTGAATTTTCTGAATATTGTTGAAAACTGGTTGTTGGGATGTTTGAAAATTCAGCTAGGAGAATCTGTGGATTGGTCGCGGCAATCAAGTCGTTTGAGACTGGCTTTAGTGGAAGCGTACTCTAATGCAGTCCGTCATGCCCACAAGGATCAACCAAACTTACCCATATTACTACGTTTAGAAGTGAAAGACCGAGATTTTGCTCTAGAAATTTGGGACTACGGCGAAGGCTTTGATATGTCTAACTACTACGCTCCCAACCCGATGGAAAAGCAAGAAGGTGGTTATGGTTGGCTGATTATGAATCGTCTCATGGATAAAGTAGATTACAAGTTGCAGGTTAATGGCGCCAACTGTCTGAAGTTAGAAGCTACTTTACCCGAATTAGTCCAATAG
- a CDS encoding armadillo-type fold-containing protein → MAQASSSWQQLINQIPNWNWSLPKFKTKGAIKQQTFKRFSGPGGFLGFLTIIIAMLLWNWKLLLALLIGIGVMVLVYSMQEWDWQLRWSKIRNFLNSSNRRLVLAVISGGIATVSTYMAAAIWVDSQSHWIAAGAIAQGVGTLLTLILLVWQIVNFYENREEDHLDRLLMNLTEKDPLKRLIALGQLSKFISRKRVDSSVQQDIVQCLQLLLSREEEVVVREAAFKSLQACDRLQVLPLKTAVPFVPVSSKVKHHVY, encoded by the coding sequence GTGGCACAGGCTTCGTCTTCTTGGCAGCAATTGATCAACCAAATCCCCAACTGGAACTGGTCGCTTCCAAAATTTAAGACAAAGGGAGCCATAAAGCAGCAAACATTTAAACGTTTCTCTGGCCCTGGGGGCTTTCTTGGGTTCCTGACAATTATCATTGCCATGTTGTTGTGGAACTGGAAACTGCTACTGGCTCTCTTAATCGGCATTGGAGTAATGGTATTGGTTTACTCAATGCAGGAATGGGACTGGCAATTGCGCTGGTCAAAAATACGTAATTTCTTAAATAGTTCAAATCGTCGGTTAGTTTTAGCAGTCATCAGTGGTGGTATTGCTACTGTCAGCACTTACATGGCAGCGGCAATATGGGTTGACTCTCAAAGTCACTGGATTGCTGCTGGTGCGATCGCGCAAGGTGTGGGAACCCTGTTAACTTTAATTTTATTGGTATGGCAAATTGTCAACTTCTATGAAAATCGAGAAGAAGACCACCTCGATCGGTTGTTGATGAATTTAACAGAAAAAGATCCATTGAAGCGGTTGATTGCTCTAGGTCAACTAAGTAAATTCATCAGCCGTAAGCGAGTTGATTCTTCAGTGCAGCAAGATATTGTCCAATGCTTGCAACTCCTACTCAGTCGAGAAGAAGAAGTTGTAGTGCGAGAGGCAGCTTTTAAGAGTTTACAAGCCTGCGATCGCCTACAAGTGCTACCCCTAAAAACAGCAGTACCTTTCGTACCTGTATCATCAAAAGTCAAACACCACGTTTATTAG
- a CDS encoding SpoIIE family protein phosphatase, whose amino-acid sequence MAEIGTEKLKLMVVDDEPDNLDLLYRTFRRDFQVYKANHAFGALEILDQFGEMAVIISDQRMPEMNGTEFFSRTVERFPDTIRILLTGFTDVEDLVDAINSGQVFKYITKPWNPERLRSLVEQATDTYRLVKKRTQELRRTLRRESLFNAVTTAIRESLDYDSMLQKIVATIGETFEATSCLLKPVEGDRLTQDEFFYHDPKSDVLDSCFDSSVLIEKVLETRHYQLAQDIYEGNPSHHLVVPLSYHQHLLAVLTLHQWGRDRPWEDEDIQLIAGVAEQAALALSQAKLYQRLQEKQQQIHTELEVARQIQYNLLRQSLPDIKGVKVQACCYPAREVGGDFFEVFVHPKGDLWLAVGDVSGKGVPAALFMASIISVLRRELSQETPAEPNVVMQNLNHALSEDLISNNYFVTLVLACYTPSTKELVYTNAGHIYPILWSRQDALAENPNYLKVRSVPLGILPKWQAQSGRLVLAAGDTLLLASDGITEAMVSNNPDSTVKTEAGVESVNRSMLNQDGLWQLLQQEQQPLSLNHLLARIQADNHVQEDDQTILSLEIL is encoded by the coding sequence ATGGCTGAGATTGGGACGGAAAAACTTAAGCTCATGGTGGTAGATGATGAGCCAGATAACTTAGATTTACTCTACCGCACTTTTAGGCGAGATTTTCAAGTATATAAAGCCAATCATGCCTTTGGTGCTTTGGAAATCTTGGATCAATTTGGCGAAATGGCGGTAATTATTTCTGACCAAAGAATGCCAGAAATGAATGGGACTGAATTTTTTAGTCGCACCGTAGAACGCTTTCCAGACACGATTCGGATTTTGTTAACTGGTTTTACTGATGTCGAAGATTTGGTAGATGCGATTAACTCCGGTCAGGTATTCAAGTACATTACCAAACCCTGGAATCCAGAACGGCTGAGAAGCTTAGTTGAGCAAGCCACTGATACATATCGCTTAGTTAAAAAGCGTACCCAAGAGTTGCGTCGAACTCTACGGCGAGAATCTTTGTTTAATGCGGTAACAACAGCAATTCGGGAATCTTTAGACTACGATAGTATGCTGCAAAAAATTGTCGCAACTATTGGAGAAACATTTGAAGCTACCAGTTGCTTGCTCAAACCAGTAGAGGGCGATCGCCTCACACAAGACGAGTTCTTCTACCACGATCCGAAATCTGATGTATTAGATTCCTGCTTTGACTCCAGTGTTTTAATCGAAAAGGTGCTGGAAACGCGTCATTATCAACTCGCTCAAGATATATATGAAGGTAATCCTAGTCACCACCTAGTTGTGCCACTTAGTTATCATCAGCATCTATTGGCTGTGCTGACCCTCCACCAATGGGGACGCGATCGCCCTTGGGAAGACGAAGACATCCAACTAATTGCAGGTGTTGCCGAACAAGCAGCCTTAGCCCTCTCCCAAGCAAAACTCTACCAACGCCTCCAAGAAAAGCAACAGCAGATTCACACTGAATTAGAGGTGGCTCGCCAAATTCAATACAACCTGCTACGCCAAAGTTTACCTGACATTAAAGGTGTGAAGGTACAAGCTTGCTGCTATCCGGCGCGCGAAGTAGGAGGCGATTTTTTTGAAGTTTTTGTCCATCCTAAAGGCGACTTGTGGTTGGCAGTGGGTGACGTTTCTGGCAAGGGCGTCCCAGCAGCTTTATTTATGGCTAGTATTATTTCAGTTTTGCGCCGAGAATTATCTCAAGAGACACCAGCAGAGCCGAATGTGGTCATGCAGAACCTCAACCACGCTCTCAGTGAAGATTTAATTAGCAACAATTATTTTGTCACTCTTGTGTTAGCTTGTTATACCCCTAGCACTAAGGAACTGGTCTACACTAATGCCGGTCATATTTATCCAATATTATGGTCACGCCAAGATGCTTTAGCCGAAAATCCCAATTACCTGAAAGTTCGCAGCGTTCCTTTGGGGATTTTGCCTAAGTGGCAGGCACAGTCTGGTCGCTTGGTTCTCGCTGCTGGAGACACATTGTTATTAGCCAGCGATGGCATTACAGAAGCAATGGTATCAAATAATCCTGATTCAACAGTAAAAACTGAGGCTGGGGTTGAGTCAGTAAACCGTTCGATGCTGAATCAAGATGGTCTTTGGCAACTCTTACAACAAGAGCAACAACCACTTTCTCTTAACCATTTACTAGCTCGCATCCAGGCAGATAATCACGTTCAAGAAGACGATCAAACTATACTTTCACTGGAGATTTTGTAA
- a CDS encoding ketosteroid isomerase family protein, with translation MTSTEFISPAQFKEEFQIEGITESSVLRYFETLNAGEFEATAALFAIDGVMRPPFESDIVGTDAIAAYLKQEGQNIKAYPNTGIAETLENGEIEVQVTGKAQTSWCSVNVLWLFILNQQRQISYTRIKLLASPKELLSLRREK, from the coding sequence ATGACCTCTACTGAATTTATATCGCCAGCGCAGTTTAAAGAAGAATTCCAGATTGAGGGAATTACAGAATCAAGCGTTCTGCGTTATTTTGAAACCTTAAATGCAGGAGAATTTGAGGCAACTGCTGCCTTATTTGCGATAGATGGTGTGATGCGTCCGCCATTTGAATCTGATATTGTGGGGACAGATGCGATCGCAGCCTACTTAAAACAAGAAGGTCAAAACATCAAAGCTTACCCGAACACAGGAATAGCCGAGACTTTAGAAAATGGTGAGATCGAAGTCCAGGTAACAGGCAAAGCACAAACTTCGTGGTGTAGTGTCAATGTTTTGTGGCTATTTATCCTCAACCAACAACGGCAAATTTCTTATACTAGAATCAAACTTTTAGCTTCCCCCAAAGAGTTACTTTCTTTACGTCGTGAAAAGTAA
- a CDS encoding DUF4330 domain-containing protein — protein sequence MAILDSKGRLFGKINLLDLGAVLVILLVIFGIFVFPGTSGSVAQVGAKTVPIEVDLVVRGLNVRDPGKLIDNGLKKGGKTNVIIRNQPYGQIEIKSIQQLPRTVNVFQPDGTVKELPDPKSNNYSTDFLLTLDGKAQVTESGPVLGNSKVKIGMPFELEGFNYNFNATVIDIRLKDK from the coding sequence ATGGCTATTTTAGATTCAAAAGGTCGCTTGTTTGGCAAAATCAATCTCCTAGATTTAGGTGCTGTGCTGGTAATTCTACTAGTTATCTTTGGCATCTTTGTTTTTCCTGGCACTTCTGGTTCTGTCGCCCAAGTTGGTGCAAAAACAGTACCCATAGAAGTAGACTTAGTAGTTCGTGGTTTGAATGTACGTGACCCAGGAAAATTAATTGACAATGGTTTAAAAAAAGGCGGAAAAACCAATGTGATTATCCGCAATCAACCTTATGGACAGATTGAAATTAAATCTATTCAACAGCTACCTAGAACAGTCAATGTTTTTCAACCGGATGGGACTGTTAAAGAACTGCCAGATCCCAAGAGCAACAATTACAGTACAGATTTTCTTTTAACTTTAGATGGCAAAGCCCAAGTTACTGAAAGTGGGCCAGTTTTGGGTAACAGTAAAGTGAAAATTGGGATGCCATTTGAGTTAGAAGGTTTTAACTACAACTTCAATGCAACTGTCATTGATATCAGATTGAAAGACAAATAG
- a CDS encoding response regulator transcription factor — MSKIRIALIEDHDLTRVGIRTALQQKDEIEVVGEAANAAEGLKMLKMLQPDIAIVDIGLPDKDGIELTREVKSTTSGQQLLTKVLILTLRDNKEAVLAAFAAGADSYCMKDIKFDNLLEAVRVTYNGNAWIDPAIARIVLQQAQQNPQKLESVLVDSKTIAPNPDSFENLEEIQPYTLTERELEVLQLIVEGCSNAVIAERLYITVGTVKTHVRNILNKLCADDRTQAAVRALRSGLVG; from the coding sequence ATGAGTAAAATTCGTATCGCTCTGATTGAAGATCATGACCTAACTCGTGTGGGTATTCGTACAGCACTACAGCAAAAAGATGAAATTGAAGTTGTAGGTGAAGCTGCTAATGCTGCTGAGGGTCTAAAAATGTTAAAAATGCTACAACCAGATATTGCCATTGTCGATATTGGTTTACCAGATAAAGATGGCATTGAGTTAACACGGGAGGTAAAATCTACTACTAGTGGACAGCAGCTACTTACAAAAGTACTAATTTTGACGCTGCGGGATAACAAAGAAGCGGTGTTGGCAGCTTTTGCCGCTGGTGCAGACTCTTACTGTATGAAAGATATCAAATTTGATAATTTGCTGGAAGCAGTACGAGTAACTTACAATGGCAACGCCTGGATCGATCCAGCGATCGCTCGGATTGTATTACAACAAGCGCAACAAAATCCTCAAAAGTTGGAATCGGTTTTGGTCGATTCCAAGACTATTGCTCCTAACCCAGATTCTTTTGAGAATCTGGAAGAAATTCAACCTTACACCCTGACAGAAAGGGAATTGGAAGTGTTACAGTTGATTGTCGAAGGTTGTAGTAATGCAGTCATTGCGGAAAGACTTTACATCACAGTTGGCACTGTTAAAACTCACGTTCGCAATATTTTGAATAAGCTATGTGCCGATGACCGTACCCAAGCAGCAGTCCGCGCCTTGCGTTCTGGGTTAGTTGGATAA
- a CDS encoding amidohydrolase family protein gives MNLADIPLIDQHAHNILKPEVAAQSPYAAAFTEGYEPEIINYHARHTFFYRRSLRDIAALLNCEAEETAILARRESLGLEELTQIYFRAANLEAIYLDDGLQPETILPLSWHERFIPVRRILRLELLAEQLILQSPDFATFLARFNSELDPPPLGVVAFKSIACYRSGLDIQSVTDEVAAAHFDNLKQQLHNQPLRLTDKPLIDFLLQQALLVAAKYRLPVQFHTGYGDPDLDLRLANPLNLRYLLELPQYRHVPIVLLHASYPYMQQAGYLASVYPQVYLDFGLAIPFLSVSGMREVIRQMLELTPTTKLMYSSDAHSIPELYYLGAKWGRQILGEVLEQAIIDSDITVAEAETISVAILRENALVLYQSANETSTKH, from the coding sequence ATGAATCTGGCTGATATTCCCTTAATTGACCAACACGCCCACAACATCTTAAAACCAGAGGTAGCTGCCCAGTCTCCTTATGCGGCTGCCTTTACTGAAGGCTACGAACCTGAAATAATTAACTACCATGCCCGTCATACCTTCTTTTATCGGCGTAGCTTGCGCGATATTGCCGCTTTATTGAACTGCGAAGCTGAAGAAACAGCAATTTTGGCACGGCGGGAAAGTCTCGGATTAGAAGAACTAACGCAGATTTATTTTCGGGCTGCTAACCTAGAGGCAATTTACTTAGATGATGGTTTGCAGCCAGAAACTATCCTACCTCTGTCGTGGCATGAAAGGTTTATTCCTGTGCGACGGATTTTGAGATTAGAACTATTAGCAGAACAGCTAATTTTGCAATCTCCTGATTTTGCTACTTTCCTAGCCAGATTCAACAGTGAACTCGATCCCCCACCGCTGGGAGTAGTAGCTTTTAAAAGTATTGCCTGTTACCGGAGTGGTTTGGATATTCAATCGGTAACTGACGAGGTGGCGGCGGCTCACTTTGACAACCTCAAACAACAATTGCACAATCAACCTCTGCGACTGACAGATAAACCTCTGATTGATTTTTTGTTACAACAGGCATTATTAGTAGCAGCAAAATACCGCTTACCAGTGCAATTTCATACTGGCTACGGCGATCCCGATTTAGATTTACGATTGGCTAATCCTTTAAATCTGCGATATTTACTAGAGTTACCGCAGTATCGACATGTACCAATAGTATTGCTACACGCTTCATATCCTTATATGCAGCAGGCTGGTTATTTAGCTTCTGTATATCCCCAAGTTTATCTAGATTTCGGTTTGGCAATACCCTTTTTAAGCGTATCTGGAATGCGGGAAGTAATCAGGCAGATGTTAGAATTAACTCCCACTACTAAATTGATGTATTCTTCTGATGCCCACTCAATTCCAGAATTGTACTACTTGGGTGCAAAGTGGGGTCGCCAGATTTTAGGGGAAGTGCTAGAGCAAGCAATTATAGATTCTGACATAACTGTAGCTGAAGCTGAGACAATTTCTGTAGCAATTTTACGTGAAAACGCCTTAGTTCTCTACCAATCAGCGAACGAAACAAGTACTAAGCATTAG
- a CDS encoding alpha/beta hydrolase gives MFQPLGFEQRSIDTSLGRMVYYIAAGAPWEDDVTAKDDRETLVFLHGFGGGSSAYEWSKVYPAFAAEYRVIAPDLLGWGMSEHPARSYKIEDYLTTIREFFEQTCTGPVTAIASSLTAAFTIRVAAAHPDLFKSLILTTPAGLSDFGEDYSRSFFAQLVSVPIVDRLLYSTGIATSGGIRSFLEQRQFAQSNRVYQEIVDAYLESAQQPNAEYAALSFVRGDLCFDLSLYIQQLATPTAIIWGQKSQFTGPSIGRRLAEINPLAIRFFQQLEDVGLTPQLELPAVTIGLIRKFLPLLN, from the coding sequence ATGTTTCAACCACTAGGATTTGAACAACGCTCTATAGATACCTCACTAGGTAGAATGGTATATTATATTGCTGCTGGAGCGCCTTGGGAAGATGATGTGACAGCCAAAGACGATCGCGAAACTTTGGTATTTCTGCACGGCTTTGGTGGTGGGTCTTCTGCTTATGAGTGGTCGAAAGTTTATCCAGCTTTTGCGGCTGAATATCGGGTCATTGCGCCAGATTTACTCGGTTGGGGTATGTCTGAACATCCAGCACGGAGTTATAAAATTGAGGATTATTTAACCACGATTCGGGAGTTTTTCGAGCAGACTTGTACTGGGCCAGTAACAGCGATCGCTTCATCTTTGACCGCAGCATTTACAATTCGGGTAGCAGCAGCTCATCCTGATTTATTCAAGTCTTTAATTCTTACCACCCCCGCCGGACTTTCTGACTTTGGCGAAGACTACTCCCGTAGTTTTTTTGCCCAATTAGTTAGCGTTCCCATTGTCGATCGTTTACTTTACAGCACTGGAATTGCTACTAGTGGTGGTATTCGCAGCTTTTTAGAACAACGGCAATTTGCTCAATCCAATCGAGTCTACCAAGAAATTGTAGATGCTTATCTAGAATCTGCCCAACAGCCTAATGCTGAGTATGCAGCACTGTCCTTTGTTCGTGGCGATTTGTGCTTTGATTTATCCCTTTACATTCAACAATTAGCCACTCCCACCGCCATTATTTGGGGACAAAAGTCGCAATTTACAGGCCCTTCAATTGGTCGCCGCCTTGCTGAAATCAATCCACTCGCGATCCGATTTTTTCAACAGTTGGAAGATGTCGGATTGACACCACAGTTGGAATTGCCAGCAGTGACAATCGGGTTAATTCGCAAATTTTTGCCGTTGCTTAATTAA